A stretch of DNA from Cannabis sativa cultivar Pink pepper isolate KNU-18-1 chromosome X, ASM2916894v1, whole genome shotgun sequence:
tatttattttttgtagcAAAAAAACGAAGCATAAAAATGATTTATGGAATGAATTTTAATGAAGAAGAGAAAAACAGAATTATTTcagaaatatattaaaaatataaaaatatgattatatgaaattttaaatatttttacagtttataaaatattatttacagaaaatataatAATCCATTAATGTTTTTACATTGTACtcctattatttttttattatatttataaaatatcgtaaagatattaaaaaaaaaaaaaactataatatataaaagtatagtaattttaccaaaaataatacttttattGACTCGTTGTCTCGACTTTTCATTTCATTAAAGGGCTATAAATATTGGTGcagtgcaattaataaataataaatattgaaCTATAAATTTTGTCTACGGAAGTTGATATAATAGATCACCAACTTCTTACCTAAACTCAACCGagataattaattcaatatgaAGTATAGTTGAGATTGCATTATGAGAGGACCAACTTTTTCTGAAATTCTTTAATACCCAACtcataatttttctttatattttcaaCTTTcatgaagaaaaaataaattaaaaaagaactGTTGTTAATCTGTGATAATTCTCTCaaggtaaaagaaaaaaaaaatggaggaTCAAGTAAAGAATGTGGTTATGGTGGGAGTTATTTCATGGTCAATATCATTTATGTTAAtaagaaatattttaccaaacCGTTCTTTTGGATTCTGCAATCGACTTGTTTCTTCAATGCATGCAATTCTAGCTGTGATTTTAGCTTCACTGTCTGTTGAAGATTGGAACTGCCCTGTTTGTCCTGTGGCTTCAAATTCTTCTTCTAAACAGGTATTACCTTAAATAATCAATGCCCAAAGCAATGATGTTTCATGGGGTTATTGTAAACTCaccaaaaatgtataaatttagaTATAAATATAGCTATACAAATATACAGACATGTGTGTATATTGGGTGGAGAAGAAGAGCTTACATGTTTGTAGCCATGAATTAAACAGGTGACAACATTAGCTGTGACCCTCTCTTATCTCATATACGATCTGATTTGTTGTCAATTTGATAAACAATTTAGTCTTGATAATACCATTCACCATTTGGTTAGCATTGTTGGAATCGGCGCAGGTCTTGCCTATGGAAAGGTAAACAATGGaaaatatgttataattttcttttatttaccTCAAAATATGttacatttttttctttctttcttttcagaGTGGTTCAGAATTGGTGGCAGCACTGTGGGTATCTGAACTCTCTACTCCTTTTCTACACTTAAGAGAACTCGTTAAAGAATTAGGTTACAAAGATACTGACTTAAACTTGGCTGCTGATGTACGTCCTAGTCGAATAGACTTGTCCTATTATATTCCTTTGATATGAAAATCTTCTAACATTGTTGCGTGTCTGTTCCTTTGAATTATTGTTATTAGATTTCTTTTGCAGTAGTATTTTCAGTTGCAAGGATGGTACTAGGATCTTATGTAACTTGCGTAACTGTTGTGGCAAACAATCCTCTTGTCATACAGGTAAAAGGGTTTCCTAAGACACTGCTACTAAAAGAATTAGAACTAGGAGAAGTTACTAATTAATTCATCTGGAATCTAAATAACATAATGCTTATGTTATCTATTTTATCCAGGCCATGGCAGTGGGATTGCTGCTCCTCAGCGCATTCTGGTTCTTCAAGATTGTAAGAATGGTCAAATATAAACTGAAAAGAAGGTCGTCCACAAACACAAAACATGCCTGAAAGTACAAGCATATATAATCAGTAGAAGAGTAGCTTGAGCAACAAATAAATTTTATCTGGAATCAACTTTTATTAATATTACTATGTTGAACTGAATTCTGCTGTTGTTAGTTTGACTACTTCATGAAGCCATATTCTGGGTAgcattcaaaaattaaaatttaactttGTGTGTTCCTTGCTAAAAAAAGGTTGACCATCGAGTATATGATTTAGTTACTACAGTATTATTGCATACAGAATCACAATGTGGTAATACAACCAACATCTCCAAAATCCAGTGATCCATTTCTTCAAAGAACTTAGTAACACTCCTGTAAACATAGACTAAAATGCTCTTGCCTAAAACATCCATGACCGAGAACAGGACATTACTCTTTTCCGAAATCTGCATTGTAATGTGAACTTGATTCGAGTTTCTTCGCTTCATTTAGCTTCCGTACAGCCTGGTAATTTGCAGTGTATATAATGAATTTATGAATAAGTCTTCAAAATTATTTCACATGGGTATAATTTACATAACAATTGGCACATAAAGGAATAACCCTTTTTTTTATTCCCAGAACGTTTATTTTCTCAACAGATTCAGCAAAATTTCTACTGGGAAAACTTTTACCTTCATGAAATCTTCATGAATGACATAGTCCCGCTCTACACGGATTGCTGACATTCCCGCCTCAGTGCAAATATTTCGGAGATCAGCCCCATTAAAGCCCTATAGAAACCACATAGCATACATATAAAGATGTGACAATaccaaaaatataaatataggtcgcacacatatatatgtattggaCACTAACCTCTGCAAGCTTTACCACAGCTTCATAATCAATTTCACCATGTTTGGCTATACCAGCAGCATGAATCTTAAGGATTTCCATTCTTGATTGCTCATTTGGTAAGGGAATCTCTATCTTCCTATCCAGTCGACCTGGGCGAAGAAGGGCAGGATCTAGAACATCTGGTCGATTTGTTGCCATTATTATTTTAACCTGTACAAGAAACAAAAAGAGAccatatgtattttattttatttactaaaCAACAACTTGTTAAAAAAACTTTATAATAAAGATATAGTACACAAACCTTTCCTAAAACAGACATGAAAAGGATCTGCAAACATTTCTAAGGTTTCTCTCTAAGAAACGCATATAATATTGTAGGTGACAATTGACATAACCAAACCAACAGAATACTCATCCACCACATTCCATGACTATTGAACAATGTTACTGGGGCATGCTGAGTCATCTATTTGAGCCATTAGATTCCTATGATTACAAATACAAAAGTCTCCTGCCTGAAATCTAAGCTGTGAGTAAGTCACCTGAAGTTTCTTCAATCATAACTCAAATTATGGTTCCTAAAGGTTGGGTTAACAAAAAACCAAACTTCTATTCAAAAGATTGGCTGGGGTGCTTATTCCATATGTGTAAGAAGAGCCTTGGATTCCATAAGACTCGATGTTAAATTCATACCTTTCCAAGCTGGTCAAATCCGTCAAGCTGATTAAGTAACTCCATCAGTGTCCTCTGAATCTCACGATCAGCACTTGTTCCCTCACTAAAACGACGCCCACCAATGGCATCAATTTCATCCATGAATATAATGCAGGGCTTTAATGAAAGAAGCAAATAATGAAAGTTAAACAATGAAAAGAGCTGTAAATTAAAGGAAAAGAAATATAGAAATAACAGCAAGAGATCTTACCTGGTGATCACGGGCATATCCAAACATTTCACGTATCAAACGAGCACTTTCTCCAATGTACTTATCAATTATAGCACTTGAAACAACCTATTGTTGATAAAAGCAACAGTGAAACTATGCATTTTAGACCAAAGCCTTAAAATACTAAAGCACATTAAGCacccaataattaaaaatatatttataccttTAAAAAGTTGGCGTCAATGTTACTTGCAATTGCTCTTGCTAGCAAAGTTTTACCAGTACCAGGAGGGCCATACAAAAGAACACCCTTTGAAAAGTAAACAATGGAAGAAAGTTGATTAGTATAGAAGAATCACTTTAACGAACAGGGTCAATTCATATGGTACAGTATTCATGTAAACCAACAAGAGGGAATAGGATAAAACCTTGGGAGGTTTGATCCCAACTCTCAGGAAGAGTTCTGGATTCATGAGAGGTAACTCAATAGATTCTCTCAATTCTCTAATTTGATCAGATAAACCACCCACAGCAGAATAACTAACATTGCCGGGGTCTTCATGAAGCATATTATAAACAACTGGGTCAACCTGTTAACTCAAGTtttggaaagaaaggaaaaaaaaaacattaggcATCAGTTTCCACATGAGAACTAAAACTGAAGTGGTTGAGTCATCTATAAACCATTATGTGTACCCTTCTAACTTGAAgtatgcatataatatatcaaagcTTACTTCGCGTGGAAGAGCTCGCATTATTGTGAGTGTTGTCATGTCAAGAACCACCCTTGTGCCAGAAGTAAGCTTTTCCTTATCTACTTTGGTGCGACAGCCAACGACATACCTAGGTCCACTGCTTGCTTTCACAATCACTGAAATTTTACAAACAATTACAGAGCAGTATACAATGAAAAACTAACATTCATACATCTATTAAATGCGATCTtgttttgattttgaaaattatgGATAAATTTCCAGTCCTAGTTTAAAGGAGAAATGTCAAAGAGCAATTACATCGTTCATTGTTGAGAGGCCTGAGGACTTCTCCAATAATCTGCCCAACACTTTGAAGAGACTTCAAATCatcttctgttttgttaaactCTTTCTTTGAACTTCTTAAACTATCCCTCACTGTAAGAAACCAATTACAATTTTACATCTATTAGAAgctttctcagttcaaaattgATCAATGAGCAATGAGCATAAAGAATTGAGCACTAAAAAGACCTTCACAAAATAAGTGATAAACTGTAGATAAAACAGGCACAAATCAACTCTTAAACTCCAAATCTTTGCTTCTGTTTCAAGATGAAATGTGCTAAGGTACTGTGAGCTTAGTTTTTAACTTCAGgtttaaaccaaaaaaaaaaaaaaaaacaagaaatgaAATTCTGAAACCCTAACAATCAGAGATGAAAATTATGATTAGGGTTAAAAGAGTgggaagagagaaaaaaaaaaccgtgTCGAACTCTAGACTCGAGCTCTCTCTGCTGAAGGAGTTTCTTGCGATAGTCGGTAATGACAGTACGACGTCGGAGTGCATCTTCTCCATCGCTCATGGTTGATATGATATCGTCAGAAGCAAGTAAAGAAATTCCTTCTTAGTTTCTGCTCTGCCTTTCCACTGATCTCGATTTTAAACTCCTCTCTTCTCTAACATTTTTCTTTTGggttaaatatttacaaacacACTAAATACTCAAAAATGAAAATGATGCCATTTTTTCTAAAACTATTAGAATTATTGTATTTAAAGACTTGTGTTTAATTTCGTTCACTTTTACTAACGCGGTGATTGCCTATATTAAATCGTGCTCTTAaactttaatatctaccaaattcGTGTCTCTGaaatttgacatataccaaatcatactCTCTGAATTTTCAACAATATTAGGCTTCcgttaataaaattagacaaaaattcttaaatcaatagttttggagaatttttaacggcatgAAAAGTTTAAgagcataatttggtacatgtcaagtTAAAAATCTTGATTAGTCCTTTTTTTAACCAAAGTTTATTAATATTATGAGAAATTTACAGTCAAACtccgtatatttttttttgaaagaaaacctTGTATGCTTTAATCgctatacatttaatattttattttattttattgggcAAAATCTCCTTAACTTAACTTCTGTTTACAAATCTTAGACATCTCTTAAATTTGACTGTTAAATGCCAACTGAGACTGTCACTATGTATACATGTATACACGTAGCGTATTTTCATTGTATCAGTGTGCTTACTTGGCAGACCTGAGTCATTACCAACATAAAGACGTTCTAATCCACCATATTGAAAACTATTCATGATGTTGTGATGGTTTACAGTGCAATGATTTTTATACCAGAATCAGGATACCAACTTCCATCTCCACCTTGACTAGTGTGAGCAATGTGAGCCTGCATAGTGTTAGAATTTGAAGTTGGCAAGACTCATGTAAAGCTTTTATCAAATCTATAGAAATAATCAAGAACAATGTAGCTAATCTTGTGACAAAGTTGAGATTGTGGCCTGTTTAGTGTAGAGGAGAATCTACCACTACAATTATGAATAGAATTTTCTCAGCTAGCATTGAATGGTGATAATCCACCTCCTGACATATTGCCAAAATTGCCATGGTAAGATCCTCTGGTATCATTGAAAGCAGACAAATTAGAAAAGGGATGTAAGTGGTGATGAGAAGGAACCTGACCTCGAGACACTCCATAAGTCTTAAAATTACAATTGAAATGAGCCAGATTAGCTTCATGAATCAAATTTGCTTCAAGACTTTAATATGGTTCATCAACCACCATGTTAGCACTAGGATCAACTTCTTTATAtgtctttttaatttttgaccCAGATGCAACAAAGAGACCCCCCAATTTCAACAATAAGATATCCTTCAGTCCTTATATTAGATGATATGATGAAGGTGTCACACTCACTAGACAGTCCTTTAAAGATTGCAGCTATGTCATAACGAGCAATAAGCATTTCACTAGCAGATGCAAGAAGAACAACATGTTGTTTCACCTTAAGAAGATATTCGTTTAGTGCCATTGATCccttccttagattttgaagTTTGGTTCGAAACTCAAGAATCTTGGTAGAGACTTGAAATATGAAGTGCTTCTTTAACGTACTCCATATCTGACAAGCAGTATTACATCCCACCATTCGCGTTAGCAAGCTCTCATTCATAGATTACAATAACAAGTGTTTACTAAGATTTTCGGGAACGAGATTAAGTAAGATCTTACGAAATTAAATAGTGATTAAGTCAATGAGATGgatgatttttacgtggttcgggCATTAATTATCCCTAGTCCACGAGTCAGTGTATTGACCTTTTAGGCTTTAAAATGTATTACAAATTAGCTTTACAATAAGGAACCCTATATAAAGAAATAGAAGGAAATGAAAAAAGCTAATGTCACTTCTTCTTCtcattaattttcaaaaatcaaaagaaataaCTCTCTCAAAATTGTTCCAAATTTGTTTGAGTATCAGCCCACACTATTCAAGGTGATACTCAGACCTTTGTAGAAGACTATGATGAAACGAAGGAGGAGAAGATCTAGGTTCAGTTCTTGGcaatactctactacagaaaggatcaAGGGTAAGAGaactgaacggaatgagtcaatACTTTCTACTAcaacctaatgtaaggtttttttttaatctcttatgtgtttaatttattgtcTTAGGAAATCCATATTAGGTTGTTAGATTAGTTTAATCCAATATACATGAGTAGCAaataagatcctagtaaaataagttTTCCAACATGTTCTTTCTAGTTTGGTTGCACAAAATAAGGGAGGATTCGTAAAGGGCGCTTCATTGTGCATAACATTATGAATGGTCAGAACCTTGTGAAGCActatggaagaaaatcaagtaaaGAAAATTGCATGATCAAGTTAGACTTACGGAAAGCTTATGATACAAAAGAATGTGACTTTATAAAAGAAATGCTTGAAACTTTCCACTTCCCGAGCaagtttattaaacttatcaTGTAATTTGTTCGCACACCTAaattattctatcttatgattAATGGTCCAATGCATGAATTTTTTGAATCCAAGAGAGGTTTAAGGCAAGGTGATCCTATGTCTCCATTACTTTCTGTATTGGGAATGTAGTGCATATCCAGAATTATGCAAAAAAATTTGTCTTATGGACGATTTTAAGTTCCATGAAAGGTGTGATGATCTAAGATTCAACTACTTGAGTTTTGCGGATGATGTCATATTTTTTTGTCATGGTGACTTCAAGTCTATTTATTACATGCTTCAAGGTCTCAAATTGTTTTCTAGAACATCAAGACTTCATCCTAATGAAGCAAAGCCTTCCATTTACTATTGTGGTATGTCGGAGTCAGAAGTACAAAGAATCTTATATTCCTCAGAGTTTTTTAAAAGCTCCCTTCCTTTCAGTTACTTGGGTATTCTTATATGCTCTAAAAGAATTTCAGCAAAAGATTGTCAATTTCTTGTGGAAAAGATGACAACCTGTATTAGAAGTTAGAGTTCTAGATTAATTTCTTTTGTAGGAAGCGTTACATTGATTAATTTGGTATTATTGTCATTTCATTCTTACTGGAATCAAATTAGCATTTTACCAAAGAAAGAGCTAGAGGATATCATGGGAATATGTAGAGCATACAG
This window harbors:
- the LOC115701221 gene encoding uncharacterized protein LOC115701221; the encoded protein is MEDQVKNVVMVGVISWSISFMLIRNILPNRSFGFCNRLVSSMHAILAVILASLSVEDWNCPVCPVASNSSSKQVTTLAVTLSYLIYDLICCQFDKQFSLDNTIHHLVSIVGIGAGLAYGKSGSELVAALWVSELSTPFLHLRELVKELGYKDTDLNLAADISFAVVFSVARMVLGSYVTCVTVVANNPLVIQAMAVGLLLLSAFWFFKIVRMVKYKLKRRSSTNTKHA
- the LOC115701199 gene encoding 26S proteasome regulatory subunit S10B homolog B — translated: MSDGEDALRRRTVITDYRKKLLQQRELESRVRHVRDSLRSSKKEFNKTEDDLKSLQSVGQIIGEVLRPLNNERLIVKASSGPRYVVGCRTKVDKEKLTSGTRVVLDMTTLTIMRALPREVDPVVYNMLHEDPGNVSYSAVGGLSDQIRELRESIELPLMNPELFLRVGIKPPKGVLLYGPPGTGKTLLARAIASNIDANFLKVVSSAIIDKYIGESARLIREMFGYARDHQPCIIFMDEIDAIGGRRFSEGTSADREIQRTLMELLNQLDGFDQLGKVKIIMATNRPDVLDPALLRPGRLDRKIEIPLPNEQSRMEILKIHAAGIAKHGEIDYEAVVKLAEGFNGADLRNICTEAGMSAIRVERDYVIHEDFMKAVRKLNEAKKLESSSHYNADFGKE